The following proteins are co-located in the Nitrospiria bacterium genome:
- a CDS encoding GGDEF domain-containing phosphodiesterase gives MKPPFEKELEIHWPAYFFSFLNKRQNPHISNGKTLEQGKALISQKIINLFTKPFQIEEHELFVTVTMGITLFPNNGRDTETLLRKTDLAMYQAKDKGRNSYRFYFSEMNSRVSEWLALDTALHYAPERDELILYYQHKVNLSSNQVAGMEALIRWRHPTLGLVPPLQFIPIAEETGLIISIGNWVLQTACTIEKKWHEAGHQNIQVSVNLSARQFLQEDLVETIEKILTETSFDPHCLELELTESMLQNMDQALLPLQKLFALGIQISIDDFGKGYSSLSYLKQLPITRLKVDQSFVRDIATDPDDAAIVRAIVTMAHHLNLKVTAEGVETGEQLEFLRALECNEIQGYVFSPPLPLEEVTNILIQKKSL, from the coding sequence ATTAAACCCCCCTTCGAAAAAGAATTAGAAATTCATTGGCCGGCCTATTTTTTTAGTTTTTTAAATAAAAGGCAAAACCCTCATATTTCAAACGGAAAAACCCTCGAGCAGGGGAAGGCCCTAATTTCACAAAAAATTATCAACCTTTTTACAAAACCCTTTCAAATCGAAGAACACGAGCTTTTCGTTACCGTCACTATGGGTATTACCCTTTTCCCGAATAATGGAAGGGATACGGAAACCCTCCTGAGAAAAACCGATTTGGCCATGTACCAGGCGAAGGACAAAGGGAGGAACAGTTACCGTTTTTATTTCTCTGAAATGAATTCCAGGGTTTCCGAGTGGTTGGCCTTGGATACTGCCTTGCATTACGCACCGGAGCGCGATGAACTGATCCTATACTATCAGCACAAGGTAAACCTCTCTTCCAATCAGGTCGCTGGGATGGAGGCGCTGATCCGTTGGCGGCACCCCACTTTGGGTTTGGTTCCTCCTCTCCAGTTTATTCCCATCGCAGAAGAAACCGGCTTAATTATTTCCATTGGAAATTGGGTACTTCAAACTGCCTGTACCATCGAAAAGAAGTGGCATGAGGCTGGACATCAAAACATTCAAGTGTCTGTAAATTTATCCGCACGCCAATTTCTTCAAGAAGACCTTGTCGAAACTATTGAAAAAATCCTCACAGAAACATCCTTTGATCCTCACTGCCTGGAACTTGAACTCACCGAGAGTATGTTACAAAATATGGATCAGGCTCTTTTACCTCTTCAAAAATTATTTGCTTTAGGAATCCAAATTTCCATCGATGATTTTGGCAAGGGGTACTCTTCTCTTTCCTATTTAAAACAATTACCCATCACCCGGTTGAAAGTTGACCAATCTTTTGTGCGGGATATTGCAACCGACCCCGATGATGCGGCCATCGTACGGGCGATTGTAACCATGGCCCATCACCTGAATCTGAAGGTAACCGCCGAGGGTGTTGAAACGGGAGAACAACTGGAATTTTTGCGTGCTCTGGAATGTAATGAAATTCAGGGGTATGTGTTTAGCCCCCCTCTGCCTCTAGAAGAAGTGACCAATATTTTGATCCAAAAGAAATCCTTGTGA
- the rtcA gene encoding RNA 3'-terminal phosphate cyclase yields MLTIDGSFKEGGGQILRTALGLSLVTHTPFRIGKIRAGRKKPGLRPQHLTAVNAAVEISGAQVKGNTIGSKELEFIPGKVIPGKYFFSVGTAGSTILVLQTVLPALLTASNPSHLILEGGTHNPGAPPFDFVEKTFFPLLARMGARVSVKLERPGFFPAGGGRLQVSIDPPSSLTPLELTARGDIRRKCARVILSHLPENIAKRELSVIEQELSWPKDHLKFEAVESSGPGNVVLIELESEEITEIFSAFGERGIPAEKVASQAVQQVRRYLETGVPVGSYLADQLLVPMVIMRGGVFSTIPLTSHTQTNMEIIKKFLSINIKVSNMEKNGSIIEVRKLRSYG; encoded by the coding sequence ATGCTGACCATTGATGGTTCATTTAAAGAAGGAGGCGGACAAATACTCCGCACCGCTTTGGGGCTAAGCCTGGTTACCCATACCCCATTTCGAATTGGAAAAATTCGCGCAGGGAGGAAGAAACCTGGACTTCGTCCCCAACACCTAACGGCAGTCAATGCTGCTGTTGAAATCAGCGGTGCCCAGGTAAAGGGAAACACCATTGGGTCCAAGGAATTGGAATTCATACCTGGAAAGGTCATCCCCGGAAAATATTTTTTCTCCGTTGGAACCGCGGGGAGTACCATATTGGTTCTTCAAACGGTTTTACCTGCCCTTCTAACGGCTTCAAACCCAAGCCATCTCATACTGGAGGGCGGTACCCATAATCCAGGGGCCCCCCCTTTTGATTTTGTTGAAAAGACCTTCTTTCCCTTATTGGCACGGATGGGAGCACGGGTTTCAGTTAAACTTGAACGCCCGGGGTTTTTCCCCGCTGGGGGAGGGAGACTACAGGTTTCCATTGATCCGCCTTCCTCCCTCACACCCCTCGAGCTCACCGCCCGGGGAGATATCCGAAGAAAATGTGCCCGTGTTATCCTATCTCATCTGCCTGAAAACATCGCGAAAAGGGAGTTATCTGTCATTGAGCAAGAATTATCCTGGCCGAAAGACCACTTAAAATTTGAGGCAGTGGAATCCTCGGGTCCCGGTAATGTCGTCTTGATTGAATTGGAAAGTGAAGAGATCACGGAAATTTTTTCAGCTTTTGGAGAACGCGGAATTCCCGCTGAAAAAGTGGCAAGCCAGGCTGTACAACAGGTTCGTCGTTATTTGGAAACAGGTGTCCCGGTAGGAAGTTATTTAGCGGACCAACTCTTAGTGCCAATGGTCATCATGAGAGGCGGAGTTTTTTCAACAATACCACTGACTTCTCACACCCAAACAAATATGGAAATTATTAAAAAATTTCTTTCCATTAATATTAAAGTTTCAAATATGGAAAAAAACGGTTCTATAATCGAGGTTAGAAAATTACGCTCCTATGGCTAG